AATAAACTGCTTGAAGAGATGGAACAAGCACAGAAGGTGCTTCCCAACGATTTTCGTTTTTATCTGCTTCAAGGACTTGCACTTACGCGCATGGAGAAACAGGAAGATGCCGTACCGCCATTAAAGAAAGCGTATATACTGAATCCCAAGGATCTTAACACACTCAGTTCACTTGCCCTCACGTTAGATGGATTACATCGCTATCAGGAAAGCGACAGTTTGTACGAAGAAGGATTAAAGTTGGATCCGAAGTCTGCGCTGCTTCTCAATAATTATGGATACAGTCTTGCTGAACGCGGACTTCAACTTAGGCGCGCCTTAGAAATGTCAAAGCAAGCAGTAACTGCTGAACCGGATAATTCCGCTTACCTCGATACCTATGGCTGGATTTTCTTCCGGTTGAAAAATTACAAGGATGCCGCTGGGTACATAGAAAAATCCGTCGCAACCGGCAAAGCAAGTGCCGTTGTTCACGAACATCTTGGCGATGTGTATCTCAAACTCGGGCGGAAAGAACAGGCAATCGAGTTGTGGAAGAAAGCACTGGAGATGGATCCAAAGAACGAGGCGGTAAAAGAAAAAATTCTCCATGGAGCTATCTGATGTTCCGATTTTCTATCTTCCTACTTTGCTTTTCTCTCCTTACACTCATTGGATGCCGGACAACAAGACCGCTCAACCTCGGCGATCGCCCCGTTTCCTATTTAGAAGTTCAGGAAATCACGCGCAGTCATCACGCGCACATTCACTCGATGACGGGCGAAGGACGAATTTCCGTTGAGACACCGGAAATCGCGCAAAGTGGATCATTTACGTTAACACTCCAAAAACCCGACTCCGTGCTTATTAATCTTCAGGGACCATTCGGCATTAAAGTTGGATCAGCACTCGTCACGAGAACGGGATTCCTCTTCTATAATAGTCTGGAAAATAAACTCATCACCGGATTATCCAGTGTAGAAAACTTGAATCGCATTCTTCATGTTCAACTAAGTTTTGATGATTTGTTGAATTTATTTGCAGGCGGAGCATTCCTTGAAAACGATTTTCACGCCCCCGACGAAACATACATAGAAAACGACCAGTGTGTGTTCGTCTTTACTTCCTCTAAAACGAGTCGGAAGTATTGGATTGATCCGACGACATTGTACATTCAGAAAGTTCAATTTCTGGATCAAAGCGGAAAGCTGGCACTTGAGCAGACATTCAATAACTTCGAGGACGTCAATGGATTTGCGATGCCTTATACCATTCGCGTCATTCAACCAAAGACGCGGCAGAGGCTTACTTTTACATATTCTGAAATTCTGGTGAACACAGAACAACTTCACTTCACTTTCACAATTCCATCTAACGCCGAACGAATTCACTGGTAATGCGTATTCTTTCTCGTATTCTTATCCTCTCACTGTTCATGGTTTTCGCACTTCCTGCGATTGCACAACGAACCAATAAAGAAATTAAGCAGAGGGAAAACGAGTTACAGAAACTTCGTAACGATATTCAGGCCTATGAAAAAAAAGTAAATGATAGCGAAAAAAAAGAAAAAATAACGCTGGATCGACTTGATGACCTCGAACACAATTCTGTTCTCATCCGACAATTGATTCAGAAACTTCGGGAGGAAGAACTCAGCATGACAGGAGAGATCGACACCGCCAAGAGTGCTATTGCCAATTTAGAAGGACAACTTCAGTTTTTAAAATCGCATTACGCTAATTATGTCCGGTCGGTATATAAAAATGGACGTGTGTATGATGTCGAACTCCTCTTCTCATCAAAATCCATTAATCAGCTTTCTATTCGCATTCAATATTTAAAAAAATTCTCTGATCAACGCGCCAAAGACCTGCAGAGTATAAGCGAAAATAAAGCTACTTTGGAGCAAAAAAACGAGCAGCTCCAAATAAAACTGCAAAGAGAGCGGCAGCTGCTTTCTGAAAAAACACGCGAAGAAGGAAACTTAAAGAGGACATTTTCACAGCGGCAAATGGTGCTGAAGAAAATACGTAAGAATAAACAGACGTATCAGAAGGAATTGATACGAAAAACAGAAGCCTCCAAGAAAATTGAGAATCTCATTGCAGAATTAATTGAGAAAGAACGAATACGAAAAGAACGCGAAGAAACCGAAAGACGCGAGCGGTTGGCCGCAGAAGCTCGAGAGCGCGAACTGAAGAGAACAGCAACGCCGCCAGCACCGTTCACACCGCAGCCAGTCGACACAAAAGCAGTATTGGCATTCGAGCGGCGACGAGGAAAACTCCGCTGGCCAGTAGCACACGGAACAGTTCAGACCCCTTTCGGGAACCAAACTCATCCGGTCTTGAAAACAATTACACAAAACACTGGTATCGATATCGCAACACCATCTGGTTCAGATGTCTATGCCGTTGCAGATGGTGAAGTAGCGGTGATGTCATTCATTCCGGGATTTGGTAACGTGCTCATCCTGAACCACAGCAACGGTTTCCGCACAGTGTATGCGCATCTCTCGGATATTACGGTTTCGGAGTCTCAGCGCGTTACAGAAGGAACAATCATAGCAAAAAGTGGCGACACTGTCGTGGGTGCAATTCTTCATTTTGAAATTTGGAAAGAACGGGAAAAACAAAACCCTGAATGGTGGTTAGTGCACCGCCGGTGACCGTACAGAACAAAGAGAAGAATTGCAGAAGTTATACTCGCATCAAAAATAATGCTTGCTGGAATACATCATGTATTCAGATTATCTTTGCAGCTAATTATCGTCAAAGGTGATTTTGAATAAACTATACCGAGCATCAAACAAATTTTACATCGATTTGAATTCATTCAATTCGCTCTATCAAAATGAAGACAATGTTGATTTCACTGCTAATTTTGCTTATAATGTATTGATTAAATAGAAATTCGGGGTGTGGCTCAGCCCGGTTAGAGCGCCTGCCTTGGGCGCAGGAGGCCGGAGGTTCGAATCCTCTCACCCCGACTTGTTCTTTTTATTTTAATAGTTTAACAGATTCGCTGATATAACGGCGTTCCTAAGACAACCTCATACTATGCCGTCATTTTTCCAGTTAATAATTTGTTTTATTGACAATAATTTGGAAATTATCTACCATGAGATGCCGAAGTGGGTTTTATTTGACAGATAATAAAGTCTCCTCGATAAGGTGCGAGTAATGGCAAAAGCTTCAGATTCTCCAAGAAGCGCTGAACAGTTAAAAGAAGTTGCAATATTCCTCAAGCAAGCTGACAAACTTGTGAGGGAAGGTAACTATACCACCGCACTTGAAGAAATTGCCAAGGCGCGTGGAAGAGATCCAAGGAATCTGTACGCTCTCGCGTACGAAGAACGTGTACGTTCACTTGTCGCTGCACAAAAAGAGAAAAAGCCAGAGCTCGATGATGGCGCGCCTCCACAGCCAGTAGAACCGCCGCCAATGTCGGCTACCCTCGAACACATTTCTAATCTTGCCATCGTAGAGGCACAACGATCTGCCGCTGTAGCTGCCAAACAAGAACAAGATGTGGCTCTCCGCAAAAAGGAGGATGACGAACGCCGAAGGAATGAAGAACTCCGTCACCAAGCCATCGAATCGAAAATTATCGTCTTTCTTGATCGTTCAAAGGATTATTTAGGAAAGGGAGATTTTAACCGCGCTCTTGATGAAGTAGCTCGCGCGTACCTGCTGGATCCCGCCAATGACAAAATTCATGCAGCGGAGAACCAAATCAGGAAATCGCAAGAAGAAACACGCTTACGTGTTGACCAAGAACGGCTCCAGAAACAACAAGAAGATAACCAGAAGCGCCAGGAGCTTCTCAAAGCTCAAGTGCTGCGCATGCAACAGGAGAAAGAAGAAAAGCGCCGCAGAGAAGAAGAAGCCCGCAATCAAGCACAACAACAAAAAATTTCCCAATATTTAAACCGCGCGCAAGAATTCTTGAACAACGGCAGGCTTGACGAAGCATTGAGCGAATTAGCATTTGTCGTGGTGGTGGATCCGCTGAACGAGGAAGTCCTCAGTTTGGAGCGAAAAATTCGTGACGCACAAGAGCGGGAACAGAGCGAGCAATTGGAGCAGTATCGCCGTCGCGAAGAGGAACAGCGTAAAAAACGTGAAGCAATTATCACCGCCATTCAGAAACACATAGAAAACGCCGATCTTCTCGCCGGTCAACAAAAGTGGTCAGAGGCATTGCGGGTTATTACGCGAGCGTATGTGTTGGATCCCATGAACGACGCTTTGCAGGCATGCGAGAAACGCATTCAGACGGCTCAGGAAGAAGCATTGCGCATTGCCGAAGAACAACGTCAAGTATCGGAAGAATCTGTGCGCCGTCGGCAGGAGGAAGAGCTTCGCCAGCTCGAGCAAGCAGAACGCGAACGTGCTATGCTTGGCGAAAGCGCAGAAACAGAAGCGAAACGCCGTGCCGACAAAGAGAAAGTTTTCCTCTACCTTACTAAAGCCCGCGGATATATGTCCGACGGAAGGTACGAAGACGCCCTTGGCGAAGTTGCACTCGCCTTTATTGTCAATCCGTTTGATGAAGATGTGAAACGGATGGAACATGAAATTATTACATCGCAGAACCAGAAAAAGGCGCAAGAGACTGCAACGGCAGAAGAAAATGCAGCGGCCATGCCCGCTGATGAAACCGGAGAGCAGATTTTCAAGCATCTTGCAGCAGCATCACAGTACGCCTCTGAATATGAATACAGCAAAGCGCTTGACGAAGTTGCCAAAGCATTTCTGCTGGATCCATTGAGTGAAGCAGTGCAAAAATATGAATTTCAACTTCAAAACGAATTTCACGAGCACCAGGAAAAACAACACAAGAAGCAAGAAGAGGAATCTCGGCAAAACGCACTCAATAAGCATAAAACACGCGCGAGGGAATTTCTTGACCGTGAAGCTTTTGATGAAGCACTTACCGAAGTCATAGAAGGATATTCGTACGATCCGGACAGTTCAGAACTCCGGGCACTTGAACAGCAGATACAGGACGCACATCAACAATGGCAAGAGAAACTCGCTCAAGAAGAAAAGAATACAAAAATAGAAGACTTTGTCTTAAAAGCGAAAGAGTACCTGAACAAGGAATTATTTGAAGATGCCCTCAAGACCATTACCGAAGCGATTGTACTCGATCCGGAACGCGACACACTGAAAGCAATTGAAGCAGAAATCGAAAAGGCACAACAAGCATTTGAAAAACGGAAACAGACTGAAGAGAATAATAAAGTCATCCAGAAACATCTTTTCCGCGCAAAGGAGTGCAGAGTTCTCCGAAGTTATGAAGAAGCTCTTTCGGAAATAGATCAAGCGCTCGTCATTGATCCTTCGCGCGAAGATTTACTCGATCTCAAAAATCAAACACAGCAAGACTTAGCTGATTGGCAATCACAAAAAGATCAGAATGCTCATCAGGAATCACTCAAACAGCATCTGCGTCAAGCACGTGAGTATCTTGCCAAGAAAGTGTACGATGAAGCGCTGATGGAAATTGCTCTTGGAATGACAATTGATCAAGAGAATGCAGAATTAAAAACTCTCGAAGAAGACATCGTGAAAGCTCAAGCTGATGCTGAGATCGCCGAATTAGAAATGACAGAAGGAACAACTGATTCAACCATTAAGGATGAAGAACGGGATCAGTTGATATGGATTCATCTGAGGGCGGCAGACGAGCTTCAGAAACAAAAGGAGTTTGCACAAGCGCTTGATGAGTTGGCAAAAGCTTATGTCATCGACCCATTGAACAAGGAAGTGAAGAAAGCAGAAATTCGAATACGGCAGAACGAGATTCGTCATGCGCAGCAAACTGGTCAAACGCTAAAGTTAGTCTACCCGAATGAAAAAGCGATGGGTGGAAGCTGATAAAAGCACTCACAACGAGACGGCAGCATGGAACCGCAAGAAAAAATAGATACACAGCAATTTATCATCGACCGATTGCAGGATATTCACCGTAAAGCAGAAGCAAGTAATTTTGCCGAAGCTTTGACGGCTATGAAAGAGGTAAAGGCAGCGGATGCGAAGAACATATACCTCATCGCTATTGAAAAACAAATTGCTAAATTAAACGATCCTTCACTTCAAGCAGAAAACCGCACAGCAATAATCAAATCGCTTCCCCCCATGATTGATCGCGCTATCAGCGATGTCCAACGCCGTGCAGTTGTTCCAAAAGAAGATTCACAAAAAGTACAAAAAGAAGCGGCGCTTGAAAAATTAAAAAGCCAGTACTTTCAGCGTTCCGATGACTATGTAGAGAAGAAGGAATATCAGCGCGCCCTTGAAGAGATCCGGCGCATTTATATCATCGAACCGGGAAGTGTTGTTGCAAAAGAATATGAGAAAAAAATTGAGCAACTCGCCGCTCTGCAAATACGTGGAGAGTCTCCGGCACCACAGGAAGAAGTAGTAAAGGAAAGCAAGACCACCATTCCTATTGCTGAAGCACGAGAAGAAGAAGATAAACCTGCCGCTAAATCTAATAAACCAAAGATACTCATTATGGCAGCGGCAGCAGTTGTTATTCTCTTAGTGGGAACTTGGTTTATTCTTTCAAAAAATTCCGCAAGCAAACCGAGTGAGCAACTAACAGTGCAGCAGCCTCCTGTCTCGCAGGAAAGTGCAACACCGACACTACCCACGACGACGACTTCTACTCCCCAATCTGGAAACGAACCTGCTCCAATCGCGGAGAAATCGAAAGAGCCGGCGAAAGTTCAAAAGACAACACCCGAGATAAAAAAACCTGTTACTTCAGAGCAAAAACCTGTCCAGACACCTGCAACAACGCAGCCAATACGCACTCAGACACAACCGGCCCAACAGCCATCACAACAGCCAGTTGTGAACACTCCATCAACGCAACCACCGGCTCAACAACAGACCAAACCAGCAGAAAGCACACCTGCACCAATGCCATTTGTTGCCATTGAATCTCAACCGGAATTTATCCATCGTGAACCGGCAGTATATCCAGAAATTGCAAAAAAAATGGGACTCCAGGGCAGGGTAACTGTTGAAGTAACTATCGATGCACAGGGTAAACCAATTCAAGCAAAGGTTGTTAAAAGTGCCAGCGATGTTTTTAATGAAGCCGCGGTTGAAGCTGTTATGAAGTACACTTTTAAACCAGCCATGATGTCTACAGGTCCTGTAAGTTCAAAAATCATGATACCAATTGACTTTCGCATGTCACGTTGAACTTCTGCCATTCAAGTGAGAACAAAAAAAGGATTCTTTTCTATGTGGAAAAGAATCCTTTTTATTTTGCAGCATTTTCCTATTTGTCTATCTCTTTTGTTCCAAATTTATTCTTCCACAATTGTCCGGCCTTCTCTGCCCACTCATCAAGCAACGAGTACACTGTCGGTAGAACAACAAGCGTTAAAAATGTAGAGATGGTGAGACCAAAAATGATTGTGACCGCCAGTGGTCTCCAAAATTCCGCACTCTCTGCACCAAAGATAAAATGAAATTCACGCCAGTCAAAATCAATACCCGTTGCCATTGGTACAAGTCCAAGAACAGTGGCAACTGCAGTTAAAAGCACAGGCCGCAAACGAATACGTCCTGCTTCAAGCAACGCATCATTGAGTGACATTCCCCCTTCGCCATGTTTGTGCTTAACAAAATCCAATAACACAATGCCATTTCGAACAACGATACCTGCAAGAGCTACAACTCCAACTCCGGTCATAATCACACTGGCCGGAGTGCGTGTAATGACAAGCCCAAACATAACACCAATAAGCGAGAGAATAACAGAAATCATAATGACAAAAGGCACTTTCATCGAATTAAATTCTGCCACCATGATCAGGAAAACCAACAGCAGTGTAATGATAAATGCATTCCCCAGAAAAGCTGCGGCCTTTTGTTGCTCTTCTTCTGAACCAGTCAGTTTGACTCCGTACCCTGCCGGAAGATCCATGTTCGAGAGGCGTGCTTTCACTTCTTTGATTACCTCAGATTGTACGCGACCCTCTACATCGCCGCTGACAGTGATGACCCGTTTCTGATCTTTACGCCTAATGTCTGTTACTGATGTTGTACGCTTTATTTCGGCAAGCGATGTCAATGGCAGCGAAAGCAACTGTCCGCGACGATTCATAAACGTAATACGCAGATTCTCTAAATCATTCGGTGACTGGCGTTGATCCTCCTGCAAGCGAACACGTATTTTGTACTCATCCTCGCCAACACGGTACTTGGATGCTTCCACACCAGCAATTGCAGCGCGAATCGTGGAAGCAATCTGGCCGGTGCTCGTGTAGAAAAGTCCCGCTTTTTCACGATCAACAATAATTTCTACTTCTGGCCTGCCGGTATTATAGTCATCTTTCAAATCGACAAGGCCTTTTATATCCTTAATCTTTTCACGTATCGAACGACTGAGTGAGGCCAATTGCGCATAGTCTTCACCGGATACTTCTATATTCACCGGTGAACCAACCGGCGGTCCCATTTGTTGCTTTACTATGCGCAAGGTAGCACCCGCATTTCCGATCGTCGTCTTACGGACCTCTTCAATCGTTTGAAACGTGTTTTGTTTCCGCAGTTTTTTTTCAAAGAAATTAATAGCAATGCGGCCTTTGTTCGGAGTCCCCTGCCCGCCCATATCAAATATGTCATCAGAAGTACCAACGCTTGTTGCAAAATATTCAATATCCTTTATGTGCGGTATTTGACTGATACGCTCTTCCAAGATTTCAGAGATGCCGTTGGTAACATTCAAGGAAGTACCGGCGGGAGTTTCAATGGTCACGTTTATTTGCGACGGTTCTGTTGTCGGAAAAAATTCAACACCTTTGTTGAATAATCCGAAAAGAATCATGATGAATACAAGCAGTCCGAACGAACCGCCAATAGTAAGCCATTTACGTTCCAATGTCCAGCGAAGGATTTTCACGTATTCCTTCTGGAACCACGGAAAGACAACTGTATCTACTTCATGGTACAAACTATTAAACACATTGTATTTTTTGTACCAATGCGGATGTTCGCGATCCTCTTTTGCCTTTTTGATTTCACGTTTGTAGTTGATCCATTGAGCGCTTTGCACCGGACTGATGACATATGCAACGAAGAGTGAAGCACTTAAGGTGATAATAAGTGTAATCGGGAAAAATTTCATAAAGCTGCCTACAATCCCTGGCCAGAACATCAAAGGTAAGAATGCAGACAATGTGGTAATGGTTGATGTAAGAACAGGCACAAAAACTTCTCCTGCCGCAGCTTTTGCTGCAACAATCGGGTGTTCGCCATATTCCTGCTGGTGCCGATACGTATTTTCAATAACGACAATCGCATCATCTACCAAAATACCAAGCACCATCACGAGTGAAAATAGTACCACCATATTCAACGTAATTCCGAGTGTCGACAATACCACAAATCCAACAAACATCGATAATGGAATTGCAGTTGAGATCAACATTGCATTTTTAAAGCCAAAGAACATGAACAGAGACATAATCACGAGAAACATGCCGCTCAAGATACTATTTTCCAATTCTTTTACCATACGAATAACAAAGACCGATTGATCGTTGGAAATATCGAGTTTGATACCAGCCGGTAGTTTTGTTTGCTCTTCCTTTGCAATTCGCTTTACCTCCTCTGAGATTCGAATAAGATTTTCACCGGCTCGTTTGCGTACTGCAAGTGATACTACTTCTGTCCCATTTAAACGTGCATGCGTTTGTCTATCTTCAAAGGAATAATCCACTTTTGCTACGTCGCGTAAATAGATCGGTTTACCACTCTGATTTTTTATAACAATATCTTCAAGGGGTTTTACTTCTTTGAATTCGCCGGGTACACGCACCGTTAGAGTCTTTTCCCTGGTATCGATTGTCCCACCAGGGATAGATAGATTTTCTGCACGGATTGCATTTGCCACATCATCAAAGCTAATTTGATAGGCGTTCATCCTATAGACGTCAACATTCACCTGTACTTCTGGTACTAAACCGCCGGTAACATCTGCACTAATAACGCCCGATATTCCTTCAATTCTGTCACGGATATCGTCGGCAATTTTCTTTAGCCGTGCTAATCCAACCTCGCCACCGACGTTGACGAACATAATCGGAAATTCACTGATGTTGATTTCCGAAATAACGGGATCAAGAATATCGGTTGGAAGCTGCGGACGTGTTGAATTTACCTTATCACGCACACGGCGTAATGCTTCATCAATATCAATACCGGTGTTAAATTCCA
The nucleotide sequence above comes from Ignavibacteriales bacterium. Encoded proteins:
- a CDS encoding TonB family protein, which encodes MEPQEKIDTQQFIIDRLQDIHRKAEASNFAEALTAMKEVKAADAKNIYLIAIEKQIAKLNDPSLQAENRTAIIKSLPPMIDRAISDVQRRAVVPKEDSQKVQKEAALEKLKSQYFQRSDDYVEKKEYQRALEEIRRIYIIEPGSVVAKEYEKKIEQLAALQIRGESPAPQEEVVKESKTTIPIAEAREEEDKPAAKSNKPKILIMAAAAVVILLVGTWFILSKNSASKPSEQLTVQQPPVSQESATPTLPTTTTSTPQSGNEPAPIAEKSKEPAKVQKTTPEIKKPVTSEQKPVQTPATTQPIRTQTQPAQQPSQQPVVNTPSTQPPAQQQTKPAESTPAPMPFVAIESQPEFIHREPAVYPEIAKKMGLQGRVTVEVTIDAQGKPIQAKVVKSASDVFNEAAVEAVMKYTFKPAMMSTGPVSSKIMIPIDFRMSR
- a CDS encoding peptidoglycan DD-metalloendopeptidase family protein; translation: MRILSRILILSLFMVFALPAIAQRTNKEIKQRENELQKLRNDIQAYEKKVNDSEKKEKITLDRLDDLEHNSVLIRQLIQKLREEELSMTGEIDTAKSAIANLEGQLQFLKSHYANYVRSVYKNGRVYDVELLFSSKSINQLSIRIQYLKKFSDQRAKDLQSISENKATLEQKNEQLQIKLQRERQLLSEKTREEGNLKRTFSQRQMVLKKIRKNKQTYQKELIRKTEASKKIENLIAELIEKERIRKEREETERRERLAAEARERELKRTATPPAPFTPQPVDTKAVLAFERRRGKLRWPVAHGTVQTPFGNQTHPVLKTITQNTGIDIATPSGSDVYAVADGEVAVMSFIPGFGNVLILNHSNGFRTVYAHLSDITVSESQRVTEGTIIAKSGDTVVGAILHFEIWKEREKQNPEWWLVHRR
- a CDS encoding DUF4292 domain-containing protein; translated protein: MFRFSIFLLCFSLLTLIGCRTTRPLNLGDRPVSYLEVQEITRSHHAHIHSMTGEGRISVETPEIAQSGSFTLTLQKPDSVLINLQGPFGIKVGSALVTRTGFLFYNSLENKLITGLSSVENLNRILHVQLSFDDLLNLFAGGAFLENDFHAPDETYIENDQCVFVFTSSKTSRKYWIDPTTLYIQKVQFLDQSGKLALEQTFNNFEDVNGFAMPYTIRVIQPKTRQRLTFTYSEILVNTEQLHFTFTIPSNAERIHW
- a CDS encoding efflux RND transporter permease subunit, producing MKIWSMAVDNKIVVYILMVLIVMFGWSAYQGLPREAAPDITIPLVIVATPYIGVSPVDIEGLITQPLERDLKGLKDLKQVTSVSKEGLSTIRVEFNTGIDIDEALRRVRDKVNSTRPQLPTDILDPVISEINISEFPIMFVNVGGEVGLARLKKIADDIRDRIEGISGVISADVTGGLVPEVQVNVDVYRMNAYQISFDDVANAIRAENLSIPGGTIDTREKTLTVRVPGEFKEVKPLEDIVIKNQSGKPIYLRDVAKVDYSFEDRQTHARLNGTEVVSLAVRKRAGENLIRISEEVKRIAKEEQTKLPAGIKLDISNDQSVFVIRMVKELENSILSGMFLVIMSLFMFFGFKNAMLISTAIPLSMFVGFVVLSTLGITLNMVVLFSLVMVLGILVDDAIVVIENTYRHQQEYGEHPIVAAKAAAGEVFVPVLTSTITTLSAFLPLMFWPGIVGSFMKFFPITLIITLSASLFVAYVISPVQSAQWINYKREIKKAKEDREHPHWYKKYNVFNSLYHEVDTVVFPWFQKEYVKILRWTLERKWLTIGGSFGLLVFIMILFGLFNKGVEFFPTTEPSQINVTIETPAGTSLNVTNGISEILEERISQIPHIKDIEYFATSVGTSDDIFDMGGQGTPNKGRIAINFFEKKLRKQNTFQTIEEVRKTTIGNAGATLRIVKQQMGPPVGSPVNIEVSGEDYAQLASLSRSIREKIKDIKGLVDLKDDYNTGRPEVEIIVDREKAGLFYTSTGQIASTIRAAIAGVEASKYRVGEDEYKIRVRLQEDQRQSPNDLENLRITFMNRRGQLLSLPLTSLAEIKRTTSVTDIRRKDQKRVITVSGDVEGRVQSEVIKEVKARLSNMDLPAGYGVKLTGSEEEQQKAAAFLGNAFIITLLLVFLIMVAEFNSMKVPFVIMISVILSLIGVMFGLVITRTPASVIMTGVGVVALAGIVVRNGIVLLDFVKHKHGEGGMSLNDALLEAGRIRLRPVLLTAVATVLGLVPMATGIDFDWREFHFIFGAESAEFWRPLAVTIIFGLTISTFLTLVVLPTVYSLLDEWAEKAGQLWKNKFGTKEIDK